The proteins below come from a single Dinghuibacter silviterrae genomic window:
- a CDS encoding TonB-dependent receptor, translating into MTKHLCTMQNAMIKLLSVALFAPLALAAQNKDRHTLAGTVRDGSSGETMIGASVVLLERPSVGTVTNAYGFYSITAPAGRYHILISFSGYAPDTVAVNLTRDTTVSVSLSVGQELKEVVIRSNRSNSNITQSLMGVQKLSTADIKNIPVLFGEKDILKTIQLLPGIESAGDGNSGFFVRGGAADQNLILLDEATVYNPSHLLGFFSTFNSDAIKDVTVYKGEMPAQYGGRLSSVLDVRMNDGNDQRYSVSGGIGLIASHLNLEGPIKKNKGSFLITARRTYADLFLKASADTTLRKSQLYFYDLNLKADYSFGDKDRVFLSGYLGQDKLGVTGQFGIDWGNSTATLRWNHIFSNRLFSNTSLIYSNYKYDIGITSNNDDITIASRIIDLHFKEDLQYSLGTDSKLNFGVDVIHHTLSPGIINTNAGASYNPLSLQKKYSLESAAYVSHDWTPARGWKVTYGLRASLFQVLGPGNFYSYDSVGNVDHTETAASGKVVTSYFNLEPRFSTSFQLNDVSSLKLAYARNVQNLHLLSNATSSTPTDLWIPSSPNVKPEIADQVSMGYFRNFSDNRYELSAEVYYKALQNQIDYKNGAQLEANENVEADLLYGPGRAYGLELYAKKKEGRLTGWISYTLSKTEIKVPGINNNTWFPAREDEPNNISIVGTYKVTKKWSFSANWVYNTGYPVTWPSGKYEVNGAPVWLYTERNGNRMPAYHRLDLGATVITKKTAHRESSWTFSVYNAYDRWNAYTITFKQDPNNPSQTIATKTALFGIIPSITYNFKF; encoded by the coding sequence GGCCCTGGCGGCTCAAAACAAAGACCGGCATACCCTGGCCGGTACCGTGAGGGACGGCTCCTCCGGTGAAACGATGATCGGTGCCAGCGTGGTCCTCCTGGAAAGACCATCGGTGGGGACGGTCACCAACGCTTACGGGTTTTATTCCATCACGGCCCCGGCCGGACGGTACCACATACTGATCAGTTTTTCGGGGTACGCCCCGGACACGGTGGCGGTCAACCTGACCCGGGATACGACGGTCTCGGTATCCTTGTCGGTGGGCCAGGAACTGAAAGAGGTGGTGATCCGGAGCAACCGTTCCAACAGCAATATCACCCAGTCGCTGATGGGGGTTCAAAAACTCTCCACCGCGGACATAAAAAATATCCCCGTTCTTTTTGGGGAAAAGGACATCCTTAAAACAATCCAGTTGCTCCCGGGTATCGAATCGGCCGGGGACGGGAACAGCGGTTTTTTTGTCCGGGGCGGGGCCGCGGACCAGAACCTCATCCTGTTGGATGAGGCGACGGTATATAACCCGAGTCACCTGCTTGGTTTTTTCTCCACCTTTAACTCGGACGCCATCAAAGACGTGACGGTGTATAAAGGAGAAATGCCCGCCCAATACGGCGGCCGCCTGTCCTCGGTGCTGGATGTGCGGATGAACGACGGGAACGACCAGCGGTATAGCGTGAGCGGGGGCATCGGGTTGATCGCTTCCCACCTGAACCTGGAAGGGCCCATCAAGAAAAACAAGGGCTCCTTCCTGATCACGGCCCGGCGGACGTATGCGGACCTGTTTCTCAAAGCATCGGCAGATACGACGCTCCGCAAAAGCCAGTTGTATTTCTACGACCTGAACCTGAAGGCGGACTATTCTTTTGGGGACAAGGACCGGGTGTTCCTGTCGGGTTACCTGGGGCAGGACAAACTGGGGGTCACGGGGCAGTTTGGGATCGACTGGGGGAATTCCACGGCGACCCTGCGGTGGAACCATATCTTCTCCAACCGTCTTTTCTCCAACACCTCCCTGATCTACAGCAACTATAAATACGACATCGGGATCACGAGCAACAACGACGACATCACCATTGCCTCCCGGATCATCGACCTTCACTTCAAAGAAGACCTCCAGTATTCGCTCGGCACGGACAGCAAGCTGAACTTCGGGGTGGACGTGATCCATCACACGCTTTCCCCGGGGATCATCAATACGAACGCGGGGGCCAGCTATAATCCTCTCTCGCTTCAAAAGAAGTATTCCCTGGAAAGCGCGGCGTATGTGTCCCACGACTGGACGCCGGCCCGCGGGTGGAAGGTCACCTATGGGTTGCGCGCCAGCTTGTTCCAGGTGCTGGGGCCGGGTAATTTCTATTCCTACGATTCCGTGGGCAATGTGGACCATACGGAAACCGCGGCCTCGGGTAAAGTGGTCACCAGCTATTTTAACCTCGAACCCCGTTTCTCGACGAGCTTCCAGCTCAACGACGTGAGTTCGCTAAAACTGGCGTACGCCCGCAACGTCCAGAACCTGCACCTGCTGTCGAATGCCACGTCGAGCACCCCGACCGATTTGTGGATCCCGTCGAGCCCGAATGTCAAACCGGAGATCGCCGACCAGGTGTCGATGGGCTACTTCCGGAACTTCTCGGACAACCGGTATGAACTGTCGGCGGAGGTGTATTATAAGGCGCTCCAGAACCAGATCGATTATAAGAACGGGGCGCAGCTCGAAGCCAACGAGAACGTGGAGGCGGACCTTTTATACGGACCGGGCCGCGCGTATGGTTTGGAGTTGTATGCAAAGAAAAAAGAAGGGCGCCTGACAGGCTGGATTTCCTATACGTTGTCAAAGACGGAAATCAAGGTCCCGGGGATCAACAACAACACCTGGTTCCCCGCCCGCGAGGACGAGCCCAACAACATTTCCATCGTGGGTACCTACAAGGTCACCAAAAAGTGGTCGTTTTCCGCCAACTGGGTATACAACACGGGGTATCCCGTGACCTGGCCGTCGGGTAAGTACGAGGTCAACGGCGCACCGGTCTGGTTGTATACCGAACGCAACGGGAACCGCATGCCGGCCTATCACCGTCTTGACTTAGGCGCGACCGTTATTACCAAAAAGACGGCCCACCGCGAAAGCAGCTGGACGTTCTCGGTCTACAACGCCTACGACCGCTGGAACGCCTACACCATCACCTTTAAACAGGACCCGAACAATCCGAGCCAGACCATCGCCACCAAAACGGCGCTGTTTGGCATCATTCCTTCCATCACCTACAACTTCAAATTCTAA
- a CDS encoding DUF4249 domain-containing protein produces MKSPRLLFLVVLAGLAACQKTVHLNLDTTSPQLVIDGQVTNLAGPYTVKLSTSVDYYANDTFPPVTGATVIIADVNANFADTLTETSPGLYKTHTIQGISGHTYGLAVTSSGNTYTAMSTMPAPVNLDSITFYNASFGGKNKDIQPIPNFQDPAGVANYYQFVVYDNGKEVQKTFVFSDRLSDGRYIHEPLQTDTSDIHPFDQCRIDMYCIDKNVYNYFYEVTQITESQAGNAAPGNPTTNITGGALGIFSAHTVSSKTANVPNL; encoded by the coding sequence ATGAAGTCCCCCCGCCTTTTATTCCTTGTCGTCCTGGCCGGTCTGGCTGCCTGTCAAAAGACGGTCCACCTGAACCTGGACACCACCAGTCCCCAGCTCGTCATCGACGGACAGGTGACCAACCTCGCCGGCCCCTATACCGTCAAACTCAGTACATCGGTGGATTACTACGCCAACGATACTTTTCCCCCGGTCACCGGCGCCACCGTCATCATCGCCGACGTGAACGCCAACTTCGCGGACACCCTTACGGAAACAAGCCCCGGTTTGTATAAAACGCATACGATCCAGGGTATTTCCGGGCATACATACGGATTAGCCGTGACATCGAGTGGGAATACGTACACGGCCATGTCCACCATGCCGGCCCCGGTCAACCTGGACAGCATTACCTTTTACAACGCCAGCTTCGGCGGCAAAAACAAGGATATCCAACCCATCCCCAACTTCCAGGATCCCGCGGGGGTGGCGAACTATTACCAGTTCGTGGTGTATGACAACGGCAAAGAGGTGCAGAAGACCTTTGTGTTCAGCGACCGGTTGTCCGACGGCCGTTATATCCACGAGCCGTTACAGACGGACACGTCCGATATCCACCCGTTTGACCAGTGCCGGATCGACATGTATTGTATCGACAAGAATGTCTACAACTACTTTTACGAGGTGACGCAGATCACGGAAAGCCAGGCGGGGAATGCGGCTCCGGGGAATCCTACGACGAACATCACCGGTGGGGCGCTCGGGATATTTAGTGCGCATACGGTGAGTTCCAAGACGGCGAACGTCCCGAATCTGTAA
- a CDS encoding SDR family oxidoreductase — protein sequence MKNYFSGKTVWITGASSGIGEALAYALGAEGAQLILSSRRTDELERVRKGCTNPGQVRILPLDLVDMASLPGKTAEAIALFGHIDVMVHNGGISQRSLVVDTALDVHRRVMELDYFSYIELTRLLLPHFLERKTGHFVVTSSVMGKLGTPLRSAYAAAKHALHGYFDCLRAEVAHAGVQVTILTPGYIRTQIALHAVTKDGTPLGSASENIDHGLDPAVAARQIVRAVSAGRFEVYIGKFGMEVIGLWMARFWPSFVVRQASKYAPK from the coding sequence ATGAAAAATTATTTCTCCGGCAAAACCGTCTGGATTACGGGTGCCTCCTCCGGCATCGGGGAAGCCCTCGCCTACGCCCTCGGCGCCGAAGGCGCGCAACTGATCCTCTCCAGCCGCAGGACCGACGAACTCGAACGCGTCCGCAAGGGGTGCACCAACCCCGGGCAGGTACGCATCCTTCCCCTCGACCTCGTGGACATGGCATCGCTGCCCGGCAAGACCGCCGAAGCCATTGCCCTTTTCGGCCACATCGACGTCATGGTCCACAACGGCGGGATCAGCCAGCGGTCGCTGGTGGTGGATACCGCCCTGGACGTGCATCGCCGGGTCATGGAGCTGGATTATTTCAGTTATATCGAACTGACGCGCCTGCTCCTCCCCCACTTCCTGGAAAGAAAGACGGGGCACTTCGTCGTCACCAGCAGCGTCATGGGCAAGCTGGGCACGCCGCTCCGGTCTGCGTATGCCGCGGCCAAACACGCCCTCCACGGTTATTTTGATTGTCTTCGGGCCGAGGTGGCCCATGCGGGTGTACAGGTGACCATCCTCACCCCCGGGTATATCCGCACCCAGATAGCGCTCCATGCGGTGACCAAGGACGGCACGCCCCTGGGTTCGGCTTCTGAAAACATCGACCATGGGCTGGATCCCGCCGTCGCCGCCCGCCAGATCGTCCGGGCCGTGTCCGCCGGGCGCTTCGAAGTCTATATCGGGAAGTTCGGCATGGAGGTGATCGGGTTATGGATGGCGCGGTTCTGGCCCAGCTTCGTGGTGCGCCAGGCGTCGAAGTACGCGCCGAAGTAA